Part of the Edaphobacter lichenicola genome, GGGCAAGCGCGTGGCAGTCGGCTGCGTGTGCGGGAGTTGAGAAGGCGGCGACGAATAGGAATAGAAGGATAGCGAGCAGAAATAGAAGATTTCGCATCGGTTGGCGAAGGGTACCATTCCGCTTGCCGCAAGACAAGATTGCAACAAGAGCAGGCCATGGAAATGACAGAGTGTGGGCCTTGTTTAGTCCATCTCGGAGTTTGGTTTAGGGGAGCGCGGGGAGATTGGGGGCGGAGGTGCATAATGTTGGTTTGTGGCTTGGGCGGTTTTTTCGAGTCAGACTCCTGCTTCTCTACCTGTGAATGAGGTTGAAGGAACTATGAATGGATTGCGTTTTGGAAGAGTTGCTGTCCTGTTTGTTTTGGGCTGCTGCATGATGAGTGTTCCCGGTCTGTCGGCACAGAGCGCAACGGCGGCTAAGGGTGATCTGATTTCGCTGAATCGCGCGACGAGTGCTGCGGCGCTGCCGAATGGTTTAGAGCTGAGGGATGGCGAGGCGAGGGTTCAGATCACAGCGCTGCGAGAGGATGTTCTGCGGATTCGCGTCTCGAAGACGGGGAAGATGCCGGAGGATGCGTCGTGGGCTGTGCTTCCGGGGTCGCGAACCAGCTCGGTTGCGACGGCCTATCGCGCGGAGGGAGGCAAGGCAGGTTTTAGTACGAAGGCGTTGCAGGTGTGGGTTGACCGCGCCACGCTTGCGGTAACGATCAGCGACAGGAGCGGAGGTGTTCTGCTCGAGGATGCGCGGCCGGTCGAGTTTCATGGCGATCACTTCCGGGTCTACAAGAGAATGCCGGCCGAGGAGCACTACTTTGGCCTGGGAGATAAGACAGGGCCGCTCGATCGCAGAGGCGGTGCGTACCAGATGTGGAACACCGACCAGTATCGTTTTCAGGAGAGCAGCGATCCTCTGTATAAAGCGATTCCGTTTTTTATTGCGGACAATGCGGGGAGATCGTATGGGTTGTTTCTGGACAATACGTGGCGGACGAGCTTTGATTTCGGGAAGGAAGACTCGGAGGCCTACTCGTTTGGGGCCGACGGCGGACCGATTGACTACTACTTTCTCTATGGTCCGAAGCCGAAGCAGGTGGTGGAGGGGTATGCGTGGTTGACTGGTCTTACGCCGCTGCCTCCGGAGTGGTCGCTGGGCTTTCAGCAGTCGCGCTACTCGTATATGACGGAGGCGCGGGCAAGTGAGGTGGCAGACCGTATGCGCGCCGATCGGATTCCCTGCGATGCGCTTTATCTGGACATCGACTTTCAGGATCGGAATGCTCCGTTCACGGTGAATCAGCAGGCGTTTCCGAAGTTGCCTGAGTTTATTCAGGAGTTGAAGGAGAAGCACTTTAACCTGGTGCTGATTACAGATCTTCATATTGCGGATCGCGCGAATCAGGGGTATGCGCCTTACGATTCGGGTGCGGCGGGGGATCACTTTGTAAAGAATCCGGATGGGTCGGTGTTTGTGGGCAAGGTGTGGCCGGGGCCGGCGGTGTTTCCTGATTTCACCAGGAAGGAGTCGCGGGCGTGGTGGGGGACTCTCTATAAGGAGTTCTATGGGGATGGGGCTGCGGGTTTCTGGAATGACATGAACGAGCCTTCGGTGTTCGAGACGCCATCGCAGACCATGCCGCTGGATGTGGTGCATCGGATCGACGAGCCGGGGTTTGTGTCGCGGACTGCGCGTCATGCGGAGATTCACAATGTGTATGGCATGGAGAACTCGCGGGGGACCTATGAGGGGTTGCTCGCGTTGAAGCCGAATCAGCGGCCTTTTGTTTTGACTCGGGCTACTTATGCCGGTGGTCAGCGGTATGCGTCGACGTGGACGGGAGACAACTCGAGCAACTGGAATCATCTTCGCATGAGTACGCCGATGCTTCTGAACCTTGGGTTGAGCGGGTTTTCGATGGCGGGTGACGACATTGGAGGGTATGCGGGTTCGTCAACGCAGGATCTGCTGACGAAGTGGATTGAGGTGGGCGAGTTCAATCCGATCTATCGCGACCACACGGAGAAGTTCACGGCCGATCAGGAGCCGTGGGTGGGTGGAGCGGAGGTAGAGGCGGTTCGGCGGAGGTACATTGAGGATCGCTATCGGTTGATGCCGTATCTCTATACGCTGGCCGAGGAGAACTCTCGCACGGGCGTTCCGATGATGCGGCCTTTGTTTCTGGAGTTTCCGGATGCTACTGCGGACAAACATCCGCTCGATCTTGATGCGGCGAATCAGTTCATGCTGGGGCCGGATCTGTTGATCGCGCCTGCGCCTTATCCAGAGGCGCCGGATAGCTATGCGGTGACGTTTCCGCCGGTGGGTTGGTACGACTATTGGACGGGGGCGAAGGTTGCGGGGAGTGCTCGTGAAGCGGTTGCGGTGAGTACGGGCGCGGCGCTTGGAGTGGGTGCGCTTCAGTCGGTGAAGATCACGCCGCAGGTGGATGTGCTGCCGGTGTTTGTGCGGGCGGGTTCGATTCTGCCGTTTGCGCCAGTGGTGCAGAGTACGCAGGAGAAGCCGAATGGGCCGCTGACGCTGAAGGTTTATCCGGGGGATGGTTGCGAGGGTTCGCTGTACCAGGATGATGGGATCAGCTTCGCTTATAAGGAGAAGGATTTTCTGCGCGTGAAGTATAGCTGCGAGTCGACCAGCGATGGTTTGCGTCTTCACATCGGTGCGCGGGAGGGAAGCTTTCAACCCTGGTGGAACGGGGTGGAGGTGACGATCTTCGGTTGGAGTGGCGCGCCGGGGAAGATCACTTACGCTGGCCAGGTGATTGCGGACTCTCGGTTCGATGGAGCGGCACACTCGCTTACGATTGTGCTGCCTGAGAGGGCTGAAGGCGGGGTGCTGGAGATTGGCGGGAGGTAGCTATGAGAGTAGCCCGCGAGATGTCCTGCCAGACGGGCCTCCTCCGCGGAGGGCGGTCACTTCGTGACTGTATACCTTGTTTGGGCAGGAAAGGGATCACATGGCCTCCCGTTGGTCGGAGACAGAATATGGGCATACCGACAGGAGGACCACTTTAGTTTTTAGTGGAAGCGGTAGGCGGCGCCGACTCCCAGGACCTGCGGGGATAGATCGTTTGGCGGGAAGCCGAGCCATTTTTGAAACTCATATTCCACTCGCACGTTGATTGAGCGCCGGAGGCGATAGTCCACTCCGACGCCTGCGGCGCCGATGTTGTAGGCGAGAATGGCGGCGTTGCCTTGCGGGGGGCCACCGGGGGTGAGGCTGGGGACCTCTGGATATTGGAAGACGCCGCGACCGTACATGACTTTGGCGAAGGGCTCTATCCGGCCGAAGTGGAGGACGTAGCGAGGGCCGATCTCGTAGGTGCGTTCGTAGATATTTGTGTTTGGGTTTGGATCGTTGATCTGGTGGAACTCGGCTTCGATGCCCCAGTGATATTTGAAGTCGAAGTTAACGTAGGCTCCTCCGCCTTTGATCTTTTGCGGGACGTAGTCGGAGTTGGCGTAGTTGAACTCGCCGCCAGCCTGGAGGACTCCGGCGCTGGTCGCGGTTGGGAGCGCCTGGGCGTGGAGGCGTGTGGCGGCGAAGCTGATGAGGCAGAGCAGGAGGAGATCGTTTGCCAGCTTTGCGATTTTTTTTGATGTTGATCTGTTGCTCATGCTGAGAATCTCTCTTGAAGCTTGCGATTTTTACTGTGGGGACTGGTTGATGTGGTAGTCCACGCTTACAGTGTGCTGTATTCCATTGCTGTTGGCGGTTACAACTATCGGGTAGGTGCGGTCGAAGTAACCTGATCCGCAGCCGGTGAGGGTTCCGATCGCTCCGAGAGAGGACAGGATGAGCAGTGAGTGGATGATGAGGCGGGTGAGCTTGCGGCTGGAACGACGCGAGTAGCGCAGGCCGAGGAGCGGGAGGAGGAAGAGGCCGAGCGCGATGTGGGAGAGCCGGCGCGAGCGATCCTGCGGCGACTCGAGTGAGGCGAGCTTGCGGGTTGCGACGGTGAGGGTGATGTCGGTTGGGCCGGCGTACTGGGCGATGGTCGACGGCGAGAAGGTGTAGGTGGCGAGGATGGGGCCGGTCGGGCTGGCGGAGAGGTTGATGACACCGGGGTAGTAGCCCCCGGTGGGAGAGACGTGGAAGGTGTACAGGCGGGTGGTGCCGTAGGTGCCTTCGACAGTCTGGGCGCTGGTGAGGACGATGGTGAAGTCGAGAGGCGCGACGTTGATCGTGTTCGCACCGGATGCGGCGGAGGCAGTGCTTGAGCTGAAGTCGGTGTCTCCGCTATAGACGGCTGTGATGGTATGGACGCCTACGGAGAGGGACGTGGTGGAGAAGGTAGCAACATCACTGCTGCTGAGGGTAGCCGTGTTGACCGGGTTGCCGTTATCAAAGAAGGTGACGGTTCCAGTCGGTGTTCCAGAGGTTGTGGAGGCGACATTGGCGGTGAAGGTTACGGGCAGAGCGAAGACGGTGCTGGTTGTGCTGAGGCTGAGCGTTGTGATGGCGGGTGCTTTGGTGATCGTCATCATTCCGTTCTGCACGGTCTGGAGGTAATCGGTGACGTTGGTTCCGGTCGCGGCAGGAATGATGGGGTACTGTCCTGGTTGAGAGAGCGTGCTTGCGGAGTTGGAGAAGATTTCAGTGAAGGTATCGCCGTCGAGCGCGCCAGTGATGGTGCCGGTGA contains:
- a CDS encoding glycoside hydrolase family 31 protein, whose translation is MNGLRFGRVAVLFVLGCCMMSVPGLSAQSATAAKGDLISLNRATSAAALPNGLELRDGEARVQITALREDVLRIRVSKTGKMPEDASWAVLPGSRTSSVATAYRAEGGKAGFSTKALQVWVDRATLAVTISDRSGGVLLEDARPVEFHGDHFRVYKRMPAEEHYFGLGDKTGPLDRRGGAYQMWNTDQYRFQESSDPLYKAIPFFIADNAGRSYGLFLDNTWRTSFDFGKEDSEAYSFGADGGPIDYYFLYGPKPKQVVEGYAWLTGLTPLPPEWSLGFQQSRYSYMTEARASEVADRMRADRIPCDALYLDIDFQDRNAPFTVNQQAFPKLPEFIQELKEKHFNLVLITDLHIADRANQGYAPYDSGAAGDHFVKNPDGSVFVGKVWPGPAVFPDFTRKESRAWWGTLYKEFYGDGAAGFWNDMNEPSVFETPSQTMPLDVVHRIDEPGFVSRTARHAEIHNVYGMENSRGTYEGLLALKPNQRPFVLTRATYAGGQRYASTWTGDNSSNWNHLRMSTPMLLNLGLSGFSMAGDDIGGYAGSSTQDLLTKWIEVGEFNPIYRDHTEKFTADQEPWVGGAEVEAVRRRYIEDRYRLMPYLYTLAEENSRTGVPMMRPLFLEFPDATADKHPLDLDAANQFMLGPDLLIAPAPYPEAPDSYAVTFPPVGWYDYWTGAKVAGSAREAVAVSTGAALGVGALQSVKITPQVDVLPVFVRAGSILPFAPVVQSTQEKPNGPLTLKVYPGDGCEGSLYQDDGISFAYKEKDFLRVKYSCESTSDGLRLHIGAREGSFQPWWNGVEVTIFGWSGAPGKITYAGQVIADSRFDGAAHSLTIVLPERAEGGVLEIGGR
- a CDS encoding outer membrane beta-barrel protein; the encoded protein is MSNRSTSKKIAKLANDLLLLCLISFAATRLHAQALPTATSAGVLQAGGEFNYANSDYVPQKIKGGGAYVNFDFKYHWGIEAEFHQINDPNPNTNIYERTYEIGPRYVLHFGRIEPFAKVMYGRGVFQYPEVPSLTPGGPPQGNAAILAYNIGAAGVGVDYRLRRSINVRVEYEFQKWLGFPPNDLSPQVLGVGAAYRFH